One uncultured Alphaproteobacteria bacterium genomic region harbors:
- a CDS encoding conserved hypothetical protein (Evidence 4 : Homologs of previously reported genes of unknown function), producing the protein MAQVLFEMVRVGNAVKVTAIDPSSGTEAVVVGSASLSRYSLEQAALRKLERLLAKLREGR; encoded by the coding sequence ATGGCGCAGGTTCTGTTCGAAATGGTGCGAGTCGGCAACGCGGTAAAAGTGACCGCCATCGATCCGTCGAGCGGCACCGAAGCCGTGGTGGTCGGGTCTGCGAGTCTGTCCCGCTATTCGCTTGAGCAGGCGGCGTTGCGGAAGCTCGAACGTCTATTGGCGAAGCTGCGCGAAGGCCGATGA
- the nrdR gene encoding transcriptional repressor of nrd genes (Evidence 2b : Function of strongly homologous gene; Product type r : regulator): MRCPFCGNEDTQVKDSRPTEDNAAIRRRRSCPNCGSRFTTFERVQIRELAVVKKDGRRTPFDRDKLARSIQVAVRKRAVDPERIERLVTGIQRRLESSGETEVSSEAIGEMVMEALLTLDPVAYIRFASVYKNFREVRDFEELVGKIGEQEHPFGA, from the coding sequence ATGCGCTGTCCGTTCTGCGGAAACGAGGATACCCAGGTCAAGGACTCGCGTCCGACCGAGGACAACGCGGCGATCCGTCGCCGCCGCTCGTGTCCCAACTGCGGGTCGCGCTTCACCACCTTCGAACGGGTACAGATTCGCGAGCTTGCGGTGGTCAAGAAGGATGGCCGCCGCACGCCCTTCGACCGCGATAAGCTCGCACGGTCGATCCAGGTGGCGGTGCGTAAGCGCGCCGTCGACCCGGAGCGGATCGAGCGCCTCGTCACCGGCATCCAGCGTCGGCTGGAATCCTCGGGCGAGACCGAGGTGTCCTCCGAGGCGATCGGCGAAATGGTGATGGAGGCCCTCCTCACCCTCGATCCGGTGGCGTACATCCGGTTTGCGTCCGTCTACAAGAATTTCCGGGAAGTCAGAGACTTCGAGGAGCTTGTTGGGAAAATCGGTGAGCAGGAACATCCCTTCGGCGCCTGA
- the rpiB gene encoding Ribose-5-phosphate isomerase B translates to MGENANTGGTIVAMACDHGGLALKRALKAMLTEAGTEVLDLGVDDETSVDYPDYADALARAIGDRRATVGVLVCGSGIGISIAANRHSHIRAALVHDAYGARMSRQHNDANVIVFGGRTTGDEVAKDCLRIFLATRFEGGRHQRRVDKLGAKA, encoded by the coding sequence GTGGGCGAGAACGCGAATACCGGCGGCACGATCGTCGCTATGGCCTGCGACCACGGCGGGCTCGCGCTCAAGCGGGCGCTGAAGGCGATGCTGACCGAGGCGGGGACCGAAGTGCTCGATCTCGGCGTCGACGACGAAACGTCGGTCGACTACCCCGACTATGCCGACGCGCTGGCGCGGGCGATCGGCGACCGGCGCGCCACCGTGGGCGTGCTGGTCTGCGGCAGCGGCATCGGCATCTCGATCGCCGCCAACCGTCATTCGCATATCCGCGCCGCGCTGGTTCACGACGCCTACGGCGCGCGGATGAGCCGCCAGCACAACGACGCCAACGTCATCGTGTTCGGCGGACGCACCACCGGCGACGAAGTCGCCAAGGACTGCCTCAGGATTTTTCTCGCGACCCGGTTCGAGGGTGGGCGTCATCAGCGCCGCGTCGACAAGCTGGGCGCCAAGGCGTGA
- a CDS encoding Diguanylate cyclase with PAS/PAC sensor → MSDDVLSVLLANTFDGIYRVDVRRRIVSWNPAAEAITGYAADEVIGRTCADNILRHVDAAGCDLCTDGCPLTAALCGGWSGEFRHYLHHKLGHRLPVMMRCVPLRDAGGAIVGAIEIFRSLAADDVRLKEIERLREASMTDHLTGIGNRRYGDIVLSNLFANDWTNPSAVGIALIDIDNFKAINDGYGHQIGDRMLQLVARTLRATLRPRDVLSRWGGEEFLAALPAIAADSLAAVLERMRALVESTWLDLGDLRLRVTVSVGAVLVYADEPLETVLGRADALLYRAKEEGRNRVIVDGSGVAPRVAAMMPSRPRRSHPGL, encoded by the coding sequence ATGTCCGACGACGTTCTTTCGGTGCTCTTGGCGAATACGTTCGACGGAATCTACCGTGTCGACGTCCGCCGCAGGATCGTCTCGTGGAATCCCGCAGCGGAGGCGATCACCGGCTATGCCGCCGACGAGGTGATCGGGCGCACCTGCGCCGACAACATCCTGCGGCATGTCGATGCCGCCGGGTGCGACCTCTGCACCGATGGCTGCCCCCTTACGGCGGCGCTCTGCGGCGGCTGGAGCGGCGAATTCCGGCACTATCTCCATCATAAGCTCGGCCATCGCCTGCCGGTGATGATGCGGTGCGTGCCGCTGCGCGACGCCGGAGGTGCGATCGTCGGCGCGATCGAGATCTTCCGCTCGCTCGCCGCCGACGACGTGCGTCTCAAGGAGATCGAACGCCTGCGGGAAGCCTCGATGACCGATCATCTCACCGGCATCGGCAACCGCCGCTACGGCGACATCGTGCTGTCGAATCTGTTCGCCAACGACTGGACCAATCCCTCCGCGGTCGGCATCGCCCTCATCGACATCGACAACTTCAAGGCGATCAACGACGGCTACGGTCACCAGATCGGCGACCGGATGCTGCAGCTGGTGGCGCGCACGCTGCGCGCCACCCTGCGGCCGCGCGACGTCCTCTCGCGTTGGGGCGGGGAGGAGTTTCTCGCGGCTCTGCCCGCGATCGCCGCGGATTCGCTTGCCGCGGTCCTGGAGCGGATGCGGGCGCTGGTGGAATCGACGTGGCTCGACCTCGGCGATCTGCGATTGCGCGTCACGGTGTCGGTCGGCGCGGTGCTGGTGTACGCCGACGAACCCCTGGAGACCGTGCTCGGCCGCGCCGACGCTCTGCTCTATCGCGCCAAGGAGGAAGGGCGCAACCGCGTGATCGTCGACGGCTCCGGAGTGGCTCCGAGAGTCGCCGCGATGATGCCGTCGCGGCCGCGCCGCTCGCATCCCGGGTTGTAA
- a CDS encoding Putative MucR family transcriptional regulatory protein y4pD (fragment) (Evidence 3 : Function proposed based on presence of conserved amino acid motif, structural feature or limited homology), with protein sequence MSGTPNDKTLKDNVMKMAVDIVSAYVSNNPLPSAQITEVIRTVYGTLDSLSVAPTDVREEAPRPAVPVKKSVTPDYLICLEDGKKLKMLKRHLRTNYGMTPEEYKAKWGLPADYPIVAPNYASQRSEFAKKIGLGRKSKG encoded by the coding sequence ATGTCCGGCACGCCCAATGATAAGACCCTGAAAGACAACGTGATGAAGATGGCGGTCGACATTGTGTCAGCGTATGTGAGCAACAACCCGCTTCCGTCGGCACAGATTACCGAGGTGATCCGCACCGTTTACGGCACCCTCGATTCTCTCAGCGTCGCTCCGACGGACGTTCGGGAAGAGGCTCCGCGGCCCGCCGTGCCGGTCAAGAAGTCGGTGACTCCGGACTACTTGATCTGCCTCGAGGACGGCAAGAAGCTGAAGATGTTGAAGCGCCACCTGCGCACCAATTACGGCATGACCCCCGAAGAATACAAGGCGAAGTGGGGCCTGCCCGCCGACTATCCGATCGTCGCGCCCAATTACGCGTCGCAGCGTTCCGAGTTCGCCAAGAAGATCGGCCTCGGCCGCAAGAGCAAGGGTTGA
- the ate gene encoding putative arginyl-tRNA--protein transferase (Evidence 3 : Function proposed based on presence of conserved amino acid motif, structural feature or limited homology) encodes MKSFRTDSYVFHTTAPAPCPYLPNRLERKVVTELSQGDPVKFHEVLSRSGFRRSHAIAYAPACPGCAACVPVRIAVDGFEETRSFRRLRHANADLDVEPCPARATGEQHRLFLSYQETRHAGGDMASMEFHEYRAMIEDSPIQTLLYEFRDADRRLTAAVLTDVMDDGLSAVYSFYRPDQPKRSLGTFVVLTLVDACRTLGLPYLYLGYWIAESRKMAYKSRFRPLEGYGVDGWRRISARLETS; translated from the coding sequence ATGAAGAGTTTTCGGACGGATTCCTACGTCTTCCACACCACCGCGCCCGCGCCCTGCCCGTATCTTCCCAACCGGCTGGAGCGCAAGGTGGTGACCGAGCTGTCGCAGGGCGACCCGGTGAAGTTTCACGAGGTGCTGTCGCGCTCGGGCTTCCGCCGCAGTCACGCGATCGCCTATGCCCCCGCCTGCCCCGGCTGCGCAGCCTGCGTGCCGGTGCGGATTGCGGTGGACGGCTTCGAGGAGACCCGCTCGTTCCGTCGCCTGCGCCACGCCAACGCCGACCTCGATGTCGAGCCGTGCCCCGCGCGCGCCACCGGCGAGCAGCACCGCCTGTTTCTGAGCTATCAGGAAACCCGACACGCCGGGGGCGACATGGCGTCGATGGAGTTCCACGAGTACCGGGCGATGATCGAGGATAGCCCGATCCAAACCCTGCTCTACGAGTTCCGCGACGCCGATCGGCGCCTGACGGCGGCGGTGCTCACCGACGTGATGGACGACGGGCTCTCCGCGGTCTACTCGTTCTATCGCCCCGATCAGCCGAAGCGCAGCCTCGGTACCTTCGTGGTCCTGACCCTGGTGGACGCCTGCCGGACCCTCGGCTTGCCCTACCTCTACCTCGGCTACTGGATCGCGGAAAGCCGCAAGATGGCCTACAAAAGCCGGTTCCGCCCGCTCGAAGGCTACGGCGTCGACGGCTGGCGGCGGATCTCCGCGCGGCTGGAAACCTCCTGA
- the glyA gene encoding serine hydroxymethyltransferase (Evidence 2a : Function of homologous gene experimentally demonstrated in an other organism; PubMedId : 10656824, 2034230, 6190704, 6300791, 9298646; Product type e : enzyme): MVQNGGFFTSSLAASDPALAAAIGHELVRQQGQIELIASENIVSKAVLEAQGSVLTNKYAEGYVGKRYYGGCECVDVAEQLAIDRAKALFGAGFVNVQPHSGAQANFAVLLATVKPGDTIMGLSLDAGGHLTHGAAPAVSGKWFNVVQYGVDRETHRIDMDAVAKMARECKPKLIITGGSAYPRVIDFAAFRAIADEVGALFMVDMAHFAGLVAAGVHPNPMEHAHIVTTTTHKTLRGPRGGMILTNDEALAKKINSAIFPGSQGGPLMHVIAAKAVAFGEALTPAFRDYGRQIVDNAQALGKVLKARGLDLVSGGTDTHLMLVDLRPMQLTGNVAEKALERAGITCNKNGIPFDPEKPTVTSGIRLGTPAATSRGFGVPEFEKVGHLICDVLEVMHQNPEGDAMVEARVRGEVEALVKAFPIYPGLSYTG, from the coding sequence ATGGTTCAGAACGGCGGTTTCTTCACCTCTTCGCTCGCGGCGAGCGATCCCGCCCTGGCGGCGGCGATCGGGCACGAGCTGGTCCGCCAGCAGGGGCAGATCGAGCTGATCGCCTCGGAGAACATCGTCTCGAAGGCGGTTCTCGAGGCGCAGGGATCCGTGCTCACCAACAAGTATGCGGAAGGCTACGTCGGCAAACGCTACTACGGCGGCTGCGAATGCGTCGACGTCGCCGAGCAGCTCGCCATCGACCGCGCCAAGGCGCTGTTCGGGGCGGGGTTCGTCAACGTTCAGCCGCATTCGGGCGCGCAGGCGAACTTCGCGGTGCTGCTGGCGACGGTGAAGCCGGGCGACACCATCATGGGCCTGTCGCTCGATGCCGGCGGCCACCTCACCCATGGCGCCGCCCCGGCGGTGTCGGGCAAGTGGTTCAACGTCGTGCAGTACGGCGTCGACCGCGAGACCCACCGCATCGACATGGACGCGGTTGCGAAGATGGCGCGGGAGTGCAAGCCGAAGCTGATCATCACCGGCGGTTCCGCGTATCCGCGGGTGATCGACTTCGCCGCGTTCCGCGCGATCGCCGACGAGGTGGGGGCGCTGTTCATGGTCGACATGGCGCATTTCGCCGGGCTGGTCGCCGCCGGCGTCCATCCCAATCCGATGGAACACGCCCACATCGTCACCACCACCACCCACAAGACCTTGCGCGGCCCGCGCGGCGGCATGATCCTCACCAACGACGAGGCGCTGGCCAAGAAGATCAACTCGGCGATCTTCCCCGGTTCCCAGGGCGGCCCGCTGATGCACGTGATCGCCGCCAAGGCGGTGGCGTTCGGCGAGGCGCTGACTCCGGCGTTCCGCGATTACGGCCGTCAGATCGTCGATAACGCCCAGGCCCTCGGCAAGGTGCTGAAGGCGCGCGGTCTCGATCTCGTCTCCGGCGGGACCGACACTCACCTGATGCTCGTCGACCTGCGGCCGATGCAGCTCACCGGCAACGTCGCCGAGAAAGCCCTCGAGCGCGCCGGAATCACCTGCAACAAGAACGGCATTCCTTTCGATCCGGAGAAGCCGACCGTCACTTCGGGCATCCGTCTCGGCACCCCGGCGGCGACTTCGCGCGGCTTCGGCGTGCCGGAATTCGAGAAGGTCGGCCATCTGATCTGCGACGTTCTCGAAGTGATGCACCAGAACCCCGAGGGCGACGCGATGGTCGAGGCGCGGGTGCGGGGTGAAGTCGAGGCTCTGGTCAAGGCGTTTCCGATCTACCCCGGTCTGTCGTACACCGGCTGA
- a CDS encoding OmpA/MotB: MAEDGKKPIIKKVIKKGGHGHHGGAWKIAYADFMTAMMAFFLLMWLLNAVTEKQLQGIANYFAPTAVSTSTSGAGGMLGGKVIGEGVLTSNSSASFDPTLPPPTFNNGESDADVQGEMNQADIEHAQREKEEMQFEQTADELRKAVSGIPELKDLAKNLLIDNTPEGLRIQIVDQAGTAMFPSGSSRMSPQMRRLLGLVATAIKDVPKQVAIAGHTDSTKYADPNGYGNWELSADRALASRRALVEMGFPDRRVHRVVGRADADPLVADDPNNPQNRRISIVLLRDSIAAGDKERATPKSLGLTR; the protein is encoded by the coding sequence ATGGCGGAAGACGGCAAGAAGCCGATCATCAAGAAGGTCATCAAGAAGGGCGGGCACGGCCATCACGGCGGCGCGTGGAAGATCGCCTACGCCGATTTCATGACCGCGATGATGGCGTTCTTCCTGCTGATGTGGCTTCTGAACGCGGTGACGGAAAAGCAACTCCAGGGCATCGCCAACTACTTCGCGCCGACGGCGGTCTCGACGAGCACCAGCGGCGCCGGCGGCATGCTCGGCGGCAAGGTGATCGGCGAAGGCGTGCTCACCAGCAATTCGAGCGCATCGTTCGACCCCACCCTGCCGCCGCCGACGTTCAACAACGGCGAAAGCGACGCCGACGTTCAGGGCGAGATGAACCAGGCGGATATCGAGCATGCGCAGCGGGAAAAGGAGGAGATGCAGTTCGAGCAGACCGCCGACGAACTGCGCAAGGCGGTATCCGGCATTCCCGAACTCAAGGACCTTGCGAAGAACCTGTTGATCGACAACACCCCCGAAGGTCTGCGCATCCAGATCGTCGATCAGGCCGGAACCGCGATGTTTCCCTCGGGATCGAGCCGGATGAGCCCGCAGATGCGGCGGTTGCTCGGGCTCGTCGCCACCGCGATCAAGGACGTGCCGAAGCAGGTCGCGATCGCCGGGCACACCGATTCCACCAAGTACGCCGACCCCAACGGCTACGGCAATTGGGAACTCTCCGCCGACCGCGCCCTCGCCTCGCGCCGCGCGCTGGTGGAGATGGGATTTCCGGACCGCCGGGTGCATCGCGTCGTCGGCCGCGCCGACGCCGATCCATTGGTTGCAGACGACCCCAACAATCCCCAGAATCGACGGATCAGCATCGTGCTGCTGCGCGACAGCATCGCCGCCGGAGACAAGGAACGGGCGACGCCGAAGTCCCTCGGGCTCACGCGATAG
- a CDS encoding O-acetylhomoserine (thiol)-lyase — protein MTTSSRHPETIAVHGGFRKDPATNAVAVPIYQTTSYQFDDADHAANLFGLRELGNIYTRLMNPTHDALEQRIAALEGGVAALALSSGQAASTYAILNVAQAGDNFVTSTDLYGGTWNLFAHTFKQMGIEARFVDPKDPEAFARATDDRTRAYYAETLPNPKLQVFPIGEVAAIGKRLGVPLIVDNTAAPIICRPLDHGASIVVYSSTKYIGGHGTALGGLVVDGGSFDWEANAARFPLLNRPDPSYHGAVWTEAVKPLGPIAYILKMRVTLLRDLGAATTPFNAFLHIQGLETLPLRMRAHCDNATAVAAYLATHPKVAHVIHPSLQAGYARQRADAYLKGGFGGLLGFELKGGRDAGRAFIDALKLFYHVANIGDARSLAIHPATTTHAQLSAEEQLATGVSEGYVRLSIGIEHIDDILADLEQALEQA, from the coding sequence ATGACCACGTCCTCCCGCCATCCTGAAACCATCGCCGTTCACGGCGGTTTCCGCAAGGACCCGGCCACCAACGCGGTCGCGGTGCCGATCTATCAGACGACCTCCTACCAGTTCGACGACGCCGACCATGCCGCCAACCTTTTCGGCCTGCGCGAACTCGGCAACATCTACACCCGCCTGATGAACCCCACCCACGACGCGCTCGAGCAACGCATCGCCGCCCTCGAAGGCGGCGTCGCCGCGCTCGCGCTCAGCTCGGGGCAGGCCGCCTCCACCTACGCGATCCTCAACGTCGCCCAGGCGGGCGACAACTTCGTGACCTCCACGGACCTTTACGGCGGAACCTGGAACCTGTTCGCCCACACGTTCAAGCAGATGGGCATCGAGGCGCGTTTCGTCGATCCGAAGGATCCGGAAGCGTTCGCGCGCGCCACCGACGACCGCACCCGCGCCTATTACGCCGAAACCCTGCCGAACCCGAAGCTCCAGGTCTTCCCGATCGGCGAGGTCGCCGCGATCGGCAAGCGTCTCGGCGTGCCGCTGATCGTCGACAACACCGCCGCGCCGATCATCTGCCGCCCGCTAGACCACGGTGCGTCGATCGTGGTCTATTCCTCGACGAAATACATCGGCGGCCACGGCACCGCGCTCGGCGGCCTAGTGGTGGACGGCGGCAGTTTCGATTGGGAGGCCAACGCCGCCCGTTTCCCCCTGCTCAACCGTCCCGATCCTTCCTACCACGGCGCGGTGTGGACAGAGGCGGTGAAGCCGCTCGGCCCGATCGCCTACATTCTCAAGATGCGCGTCACCCTCCTGCGCGATCTCGGCGCGGCGACCACGCCGTTCAACGCGTTCCTGCACATCCAGGGCCTCGAAACCCTGCCGCTGCGGATGCGCGCCCACTGCGACAACGCCACCGCGGTAGCCGCCTACCTCGCTACCCATCCGAAGGTGGCGCACGTCATCCATCCGTCGCTACAGGCGGGATACGCGCGGCAGCGGGCCGATGCCTACCTCAAGGGCGGCTTCGGCGGCCTGCTCGGCTTCGAGCTCAAGGGCGGGCGCGACGCCGGGCGCGCCTTCATCGACGCGCTCAAGCTGTTCTACCACGTCGCCAACATCGGCGACGCCCGCAGCCTCGCGATTCACCCCGCCACCACCACCCACGCCCAGCTCTCCGCCGAGGAGCAGCTTGCCACCGGGGTGTCCGAAGGCTATGTACGCCTGTCGATCGGCATCGAGCACATCGACGACATCCTCGCCGACCTCGAACAGGCACTGGAGCAAGCGTGA
- the tdcB gene encoding L-threonine dehydratase catabolic TdcB: MTVSATATRPVDLDAVREAQRLLRGHVVRTPLVSAPALSDMTGVDVRLKLENLQITGAFKARGALNKLVSLPPAARRAGVIAVSAGNHAQGVALHAGRLGIPATIVMPVGTPMTKIQRTEALGATVVRYGESYSEAEEFALDYAEQKRLTLVHPFDDPLVIAGQGTIGLEILEDCPEVDAVIAPIGGGGLIAGVATAVTALKPQVVIDGVQAYTYAAMSGAISGFGGAIGGMTLAEGIAVKKPGALTRSICEALLRQIHTVDEGAIEQGVEVLFSSHKLIAEGAGAAPVAALLQNHARYAGKTVVLVISGGNIDPALLATILMRGLARDGRLSRLRIGIPDQPGSLARVTRIIGEAGANIVEVHHQRLFLDVSVKMTELDVLVETMGFDHVAALVQSLSAAGFPSRILSSSAQDGR, from the coding sequence GTGACCGTATCCGCGACCGCCACCCGTCCGGTCGACCTCGACGCCGTGCGCGAAGCGCAGCGCCTGCTGCGCGGCCACGTCGTGCGCACGCCGCTGGTCTCCGCGCCCGCGTTGTCCGACATGACCGGCGTCGACGTGCGGCTGAAGCTCGAAAATCTCCAGATCACCGGCGCGTTCAAGGCACGCGGCGCGCTCAACAAGCTCGTCAGCCTGCCGCCCGCGGCCCGGCGCGCGGGCGTGATCGCGGTCTCGGCGGGCAACCATGCCCAGGGCGTGGCGCTGCACGCCGGACGCCTCGGCATTCCGGCGACGATCGTGATGCCGGTCGGCACGCCGATGACCAAGATCCAACGCACCGAGGCGCTGGGCGCGACGGTGGTGCGCTACGGCGAAAGCTATTCGGAGGCGGAGGAATTCGCCCTCGACTATGCGGAACAGAAGCGCCTGACCCTGGTGCACCCGTTCGACGATCCCCTGGTGATCGCCGGACAAGGCACGATCGGACTCGAAATCCTCGAAGACTGCCCCGAAGTCGACGCGGTGATCGCGCCGATCGGCGGCGGCGGGCTGATCGCGGGCGTCGCCACGGCGGTGACGGCGCTCAAGCCGCAGGTGGTGATCGACGGCGTCCAGGCCTACACCTATGCGGCGATGAGCGGCGCGATCTCGGGCTTCGGCGGCGCGATCGGCGGCATGACCCTCGCCGAAGGCATCGCGGTGAAGAAACCGGGCGCGCTCACCCGCTCGATCTGCGAGGCGCTGCTGCGGCAGATCCACACCGTCGACGAAGGCGCGATCGAACAAGGCGTCGAGGTGCTGTTCTCGAGCCACAAGCTGATCGCCGAGGGCGCGGGCGCGGCGCCGGTGGCGGCGCTGTTGCAGAATCACGCCCGTTACGCAGGCAAAACCGTGGTGCTGGTGATTTCGGGCGGCAACATCGACCCGGCGCTGCTCGCCACCATCCTGATGCGGGGGCTGGCGCGCGACGGACGCCTTTCGCGCCTGCGCATCGGCATTCCCGATCAGCCGGGATCGCTCGCGCGGGTGACGCGCATCATCGGCGAGGCGGGCGCCAACATCGTCGAGGTCCACCACCAACGGCTGTTCCTCGACGTGTCGGTGAAGATGACCGAGCTCGACGTTCTCGTCGAAACCATGGGGTTCGATCACGTCGCCGCATTGGTACAGAGCCTGAGCGCCGCGGGATTTCCGTCGCGAATCCTTTCGTCGAGCGCGCAAGACGGGCGGTAG
- the motA gene encoding proton conductor component of flagella motor (Evidence 2a : Function of homologous gene experimentally demonstrated in an other organism; PubMedId : 14705928, 3007435, 6090403, 7643400; Product type cp : cell process), protein MFVIIGFATVIGCVLGGYLMVGGHLSVLNQPSEFIIIFGAAFGSFLVGNPKNVILGAGKAFGTLIKGSPHTKKSYLELMTMLYQIFRLAKTKGDLALESHVEKPEESPIFSAYPAFSKDHHALAFLCDYLRLLTLGTNNAHEVETIIEGEIEAHHHELTQVSGAFTNIADGTPALGIVAAVLGVIHTMGSITEPPEVLGHLIGGALVGTFAGVLIAYGFIGPIGRALDNTYAAETDFYKSIRTAILAHMQGYAPQVSVEFARKVLPPHVRPSFQEVEEAISNAGSDAG, encoded by the coding sequence ATGTTCGTCATTATTGGTTTCGCGACGGTGATCGGTTGCGTGCTCGGCGGCTATCTGATGGTCGGCGGACATCTCTCGGTCCTGAATCAACCGTCCGAGTTCATCATCATCTTCGGTGCCGCGTTCGGTTCCTTTCTCGTCGGCAACCCCAAGAACGTCATCCTCGGCGCTGGCAAGGCGTTCGGCACCCTGATCAAGGGCTCGCCGCACACCAAGAAGTCCTACCTCGAACTGATGACGATGCTTTACCAGATCTTCCGTCTGGCCAAGACCAAGGGCGACCTCGCGCTCGAAAGCCACGTCGAGAAACCCGAGGAAAGCCCGATCTTCTCCGCCTATCCTGCATTCTCGAAAGACCACCACGCGCTCGCGTTTCTCTGCGACTACCTGCGCCTGCTCACGCTCGGCACCAACAACGCGCACGAGGTGGAAACCATCATCGAGGGCGAGATCGAGGCGCACCACCATGAGTTGACCCAGGTTTCCGGCGCCTTCACCAACATCGCCGACGGCACCCCGGCGCTCGGCATCGTCGCCGCGGTGCTCGGCGTCATCCACACCATGGGCTCGATCACCGAGCCGCCCGAAGTGCTCGGGCATCTGATCGGCGGCGCGCTCGTCGGCACGTTCGCGGGCGTGCTCATCGCCTATGGCTTCATCGGTCCGATCGGCCGCGCGCTCGACAACACCTACGCCGCGGAAACCGATTTCTACAAATCGATCCGTACCGCGATTCTCGCGCACATGCAGGGATACGCGCCGCAGGTTTCGGTGGAATTCGCGCGCAAGGTGCTGCCGCCCCACGTCCGGCCGAGCTTCCAGGAAGTCGAAGAGGCGATCAGCAACGCCGGGTCCGACGCAGGCTGA